A genomic region of Paenibacillus thermoaerophilus contains the following coding sequences:
- a CDS encoding TrkH family potassium uptake protein has translation MRPAKKSIRLSPSQVLVLGMLAVIWTGAFLLSLPISSQEGTRLPLIDALFMATSAACVTGLVTVDTGTYFSIFGQIVLMILMQIGGLGFMTMSTLFALMLRKRISLRDRLVLQQALNQNDMSGLVRLVRKIILYSFVIETVGALLLAIRWSFDMSVGRAVYFGIFHSVSIFNNAGFDLFGEFRSFTLHVNDPIVNLVGITLTILGGIGFIVMADLIEWPERKQLSLHSKVVLTTSAFLIAAGTVVVFVFEFTNSSTLQPLSWSGKILASLYQGVTPRSGGTATLDIASMRQATQFFIVILMFIGAAPGSTGGGIKVTTFAVLIGAMVAMLRGKEDIVMFRNRLAKDRIHKAITLTLFGIGTVAIITMLLSALEDRHFLMILFEVTSAFATCGLSMGLTPGLSELGKVIITVTMFVGRLGPVTLAFALQPKPEKELYRYPEGQITIG, from the coding sequence ATGCGGCCTGCAAAAAAATCGATAAGGCTATCGCCTTCCCAGGTGCTTGTGCTGGGCATGCTCGCGGTCATCTGGACGGGCGCGTTCCTGCTGTCTTTGCCGATCTCCTCGCAGGAGGGAACGAGGCTGCCGCTGATCGACGCCTTGTTCATGGCGACGTCGGCCGCTTGCGTCACGGGTTTGGTCACCGTGGATACGGGCACGTATTTCTCGATATTCGGCCAAATCGTGCTGATGATCCTGATGCAGATCGGCGGTCTCGGCTTCATGACGATGTCCACGCTGTTCGCTCTGATGCTTCGCAAGCGCATCTCGCTGAGGGACCGGCTCGTGTTGCAGCAGGCGCTCAACCAGAACGACATGTCCGGTCTGGTCCGGCTCGTCCGCAAGATTATTCTGTACTCGTTCGTCATCGAGACGGTCGGCGCCCTGCTGCTCGCCATTCGCTGGTCGTTCGACATGTCCGTCGGCCGCGCGGTTTATTTCGGCATCTTCCATTCCGTCTCGATCTTCAACAACGCCGGCTTCGACCTGTTCGGAGAATTCCGCAGCTTCACGCTGCATGTGAACGACCCGATCGTCAATCTGGTCGGCATCACGCTGACGATTCTCGGCGGCATCGGGTTTATCGTCATGGCCGATCTCATCGAATGGCCCGAGCGCAAGCAGTTGTCGCTTCATTCCAAAGTGGTGCTGACGACGTCGGCCTTCCTGATCGCGGCGGGCACCGTTGTGGTGTTTGTGTTCGAGTTTACGAACAGCAGCACGCTCCAGCCGCTGAGCTGGTCCGGCAAAATACTGGCCTCTCTCTACCAGGGAGTCACCCCGCGTTCGGGCGGAACGGCGACGCTCGATATCGCCAGCATGCGCCAGGCGACGCAATTTTTCATCGTGATCCTGATGTTTATCGGCGCGGCTCCGGGTTCAACGGGCGGGGGCATCAAGGTGACGACGTTTGCGGTGCTGATCGGCGCGATGGTGGCGATGCTGCGGGGCAAGGAGGATATCGTCATGTTCCGCAACCGGCTGGCCAAGGACCGCATTCACAAGGCGATCACGCTCACGCTGTTCGGCATCGGCACGGTCGCGATCATCACGATGCTGCTGTCGGCGTTGGAGGACCGGCATTTTCTGATGATCTTGTTCGAGGTCACCTCCGCGTTCGCCACGTGCGGCCTCTCGATGGGCCTGACGCCCGGGCTGTCGGAGCTGGGCAAGGTGATCATCACCGTGACGATGTTCGTCGGGCGGCTCGGTCCCGTGACGTTGGCATTCGCCTTGCAGCCGAAGCCCGAGAAGGAGCTGTACCGATACCCTGAAGGCCAAATTACAATCGGATGA
- a CDS encoding potassium channel family protein has translation MKNKQYAVIGLGRFGSSLAKELVRLDFEVLGIDIDEEVVQEMQDKLTHTVVADCTEEEVLRSLGIRNFDCVIVAIGDDIQSSIMTALILKDLGVKQVVAKALNELHGKVLERIGVDRVIYPERDMGIRVAHQLVSPNLLDYIELSKDYTVAELSVSKRISGRTLRDLDPRRKHGCSVVAINKHSGVIIAPMAEDRVDVGDVMVVIGTNEQIDSFEEEVNR, from the coding sequence ATGAAAAACAAGCAATACGCTGTGATCGGTCTGGGCCGATTCGGCTCCAGTCTCGCGAAAGAATTGGTTCGCCTGGATTTCGAGGTGCTTGGCATCGACATCGACGAAGAAGTCGTGCAGGAGATGCAGGACAAGCTGACCCATACGGTGGTCGCCGACTGTACGGAGGAAGAAGTGCTGCGGTCGCTGGGCATCCGCAATTTCGACTGCGTCATCGTGGCGATCGGCGACGATATCCAATCGAGCATCATGACCGCCTTAATATTGAAGGATCTCGGCGTGAAGCAGGTCGTGGCCAAAGCGCTGAACGAGCTTCACGGCAAGGTGCTGGAGCGGATCGGCGTCGACCGGGTCATTTATCCGGAGCGGGATATGGGGATTCGAGTGGCGCATCAGCTCGTGTCGCCGAATCTGCTGGATTATATCGAGCTGTCCAAAGATTACACGGTTGCGGAGCTGTCCGTCTCGAAGCGGATTTCCGGCCGGACGCTGCGGGATCTCGATCCCCGGCGCAAGCACGGATGCAGCGTCGTGGCGATCAACAAGCACAGCGGCGTCATCATCGCGCCGATGGCGGAAGACCGCGTCGATGTCGGCGACGTCATGGTCGTGATCGGCACCAACGAACAGATCGACTCCTTCGAAGAAGAAGTGAACCGGTAG
- the sdhB gene encoding succinate dehydrogenase iron-sulfur subunit, with protein sequence MADAKTVKFIVTRQDSPDSSPYTEEFEVPYRPNMNVISALMEIQRNPKNASGKETTPVCWESNCLEEVCGACSMLINGKPRQACTALIDKLEQPIRLAPMSTFPVVRDLVINRERMFAALKRVKAWIPIDGTYDLGPGPRMAESKRQWAYELSKCMTCGVCLEACPNVNDKSDFIGPAPISQVRLFNAHPTGEMNKHERLQALMEDGGIEGCGNSQNCVRSCPKGIPLTTSIAALNGEVTKQMFKNWFQV encoded by the coding sequence ATGGCGGACGCGAAAACGGTCAAGTTTATCGTCACGCGGCAGGATAGCCCGGACAGCAGCCCCTATACGGAAGAGTTCGAGGTTCCTTACCGCCCGAATATGAACGTCATCAGCGCGCTCATGGAGATCCAGCGCAATCCGAAAAACGCCAGCGGCAAAGAAACGACGCCGGTCTGCTGGGAATCGAACTGTCTGGAGGAAGTGTGCGGCGCCTGCTCGATGCTGATCAACGGCAAGCCGCGCCAGGCCTGCACCGCGCTGATCGACAAACTGGAGCAGCCGATCCGGCTCGCGCCGATGTCGACGTTCCCGGTTGTGCGCGACCTGGTCATCAACCGCGAGCGCATGTTCGCGGCGCTGAAGCGGGTCAAAGCGTGGATTCCGATCGACGGCACGTACGATCTCGGTCCGGGGCCGCGTATGGCGGAGTCCAAGCGCCAATGGGCTTACGAGCTGTCGAAGTGCATGACGTGCGGCGTCTGCCTGGAGGCTTGCCCGAATGTCAACGACAAGTCGGACTTTATCGGACCGGCTCCGATCTCGCAGGTACGCCTGTTCAACGCGCATCCGACGGGCGAAATGAACAAGCACGAGCGCCTGCAGGCGTTGATGGAAGACGGCGGCATCGAGGGCTGCGGCAACTCGCAAAACTGCGTGCGTTCCTGCCCGAAAGGCATCCCGCTCACGACGTCGATCGCCGCGCTCAACGGCGAAGTGACGAAGCAGATGTTCAAGAACTGGTTCCAAGTCTAA
- a CDS encoding LysR family transcriptional regulator produces the protein MQVEDLDVLVAAVEHNSLNKASQVLNLSQPALSRRLSKLEEHLGVTLFERKGKRLELTAAGRMCYDHAIELRRLNHKFQRNLNDYRNGASLSLTIGASLTTLQSTLPDLVTMYTREFPHADIKALTGKTHEIVAMVRDKKVDLGLIASSLESPDLQCVPLFDDHLCLVLPAGHPLLASGPAPAPNIQWLDGLPMILFSRGAWYRVLVDELLERYGIAPDLRMEIDSFEATVRMAATCGLATLLPRSYMREVLLDYNGLEMLEVPELKLTTRTTSLIFLRNTSLAAETLEWIGRVQARFSSRLAP, from the coding sequence ATGCAGGTAGAGGATTTGGACGTGCTGGTGGCCGCCGTCGAGCATAACAGCTTGAACAAGGCGTCCCAGGTGCTGAATTTGTCTCAGCCGGCTCTGTCGAGACGGCTCAGCAAACTGGAGGAACATCTCGGGGTAACGCTGTTCGAGCGCAAAGGCAAGCGGCTCGAACTGACCGCAGCCGGCCGGATGTGCTACGATCACGCGATCGAGCTCCGCCGGCTCAACCATAAATTCCAGCGAAATCTGAACGACTATCGCAACGGCGCTTCGCTCAGCCTGACGATCGGGGCCAGTCTGACCACCCTGCAGTCCACGCTTCCCGATCTCGTCACGATGTACACGCGGGAATTCCCGCACGCGGACATCAAAGCCCTGACGGGCAAGACGCACGAAATCGTGGCGATGGTCCGCGACAAGAAGGTCGATCTGGGCCTGATCGCTTCTTCGCTCGAATCGCCCGATCTGCAATGCGTGCCGCTGTTCGACGACCATCTGTGCCTGGTGCTGCCCGCCGGGCATCCGCTGCTGGCCTCGGGACCCGCGCCGGCTCCCAACATCCAATGGCTCGACGGCCTGCCGATGATCCTGTTCTCCCGCGGCGCGTGGTACAGAGTGCTGGTCGACGAATTGCTCGAAAGGTACGGCATCGCGCCCGATCTGCGGATGGAGATCGATTCCTTCGAGGCGACCGTGAGGATGGCGGCGACATGCGGCCTGGCGACGCTGCTGCCCCGCTCCTACATGCGCGAAGTGCTGCTGGACTACAACGGCCTGGAGATGCTGGAAGTGCCGGAGCTGAAGCTGACGACCCGCACGACTTCGCTGATCTTCCTGCGCAACACTTCGCTGGCGGCCGAAACGCTCGAATGGATCGGCCGGGTTCAGGCGCGCTTCTCGTCCCGCCTGGCCCCGTAA
- a CDS encoding nitric oxide synthase oxygenase encodes MHATTNHQIYGQAEAFIRTCYRELGKTEAEADRRLRQIGEEIARTGTYAHTAEELTHGARMAWRNSNRCIGRLFWQTLEVFDARGARTADDMAQALFDHLAYATNGGRIRPAITVFAPASGGGGGASAGPRIWNHQLIRYAGYRGADGRVIGDPASLALTEVCMRLGWRGAGGPFDVLPLVLQPAGVKPVLFDIPKELVLEVKLTHPTLSSFEELGLRWYAVPCVSDKRLEIGGVSYPAAPFNGWYMGTEIGARNLADEYRYDMLPDVAKLLGLDTSTNVSLWKDRALVELNVAVLHSYRTAGVSIVDHHTAAEQFRRFEEQECAAGRKLTGDWTWLIPPMSPATTHMWNKSYDPAIVPPNFYDQENVC; translated from the coding sequence ATGCATGCGACGACCAATCATCAGATTTACGGGCAAGCGGAAGCGTTTATCCGGACTTGTTACCGCGAATTGGGCAAGACGGAGGCGGAGGCGGATCGTCGGCTGAGGCAGATAGGCGAGGAGATCGCGCGGACCGGGACCTATGCGCATACGGCGGAGGAATTAACGCACGGCGCGCGGATGGCTTGGCGCAACAGCAACCGCTGCATCGGCCGGCTGTTTTGGCAGACGCTCGAAGTGTTCGACGCCCGCGGCGCGCGGACGGCGGACGACATGGCGCAGGCGTTGTTCGACCACCTCGCCTACGCGACCAACGGCGGACGCATCCGCCCGGCGATCACCGTATTCGCGCCGGCGAGCGGCGGGGGAGGCGGAGCTTCCGCGGGACCGCGGATCTGGAATCACCAGTTGATCCGTTACGCGGGTTACAGAGGCGCGGACGGCCGCGTGATCGGCGACCCCGCCTCCTTGGCGTTGACGGAGGTGTGCATGCGGCTTGGCTGGCGCGGCGCGGGCGGCCCGTTCGACGTGCTTCCGCTTGTCCTGCAGCCCGCCGGGGTAAAGCCGGTTCTGTTCGACATTCCGAAGGAACTGGTTCTGGAGGTCAAGCTGACGCATCCGACGTTGTCCTCGTTCGAAGAGCTCGGACTGCGATGGTACGCCGTTCCCTGCGTGTCGGACAAGCGGCTGGAAATTGGCGGCGTGTCGTATCCCGCGGCTCCGTTTAACGGTTGGTATATGGGAACGGAGATCGGGGCGCGCAACCTGGCCGACGAGTACCGGTACGACATGCTTCCGGACGTGGCGAAGCTTTTGGGACTGGATACGTCCACAAATGTGTCGCTGTGGAAGGATCGCGCGCTCGTCGAACTGAATGTCGCGGTTCTCCACTCCTACAGAACCGCGGGCGTCAGCATCGTCGACCACCATACGGCGGCGGAGCAGTTTCGCCGCTTCGAGGAGCAGGAATGCGCAGCGGGGCGAAAGCTGACGGGAGACTGGACCTGGCTGATCCCGCCGATGTCGCCGGCGACGACGCATATGTGGAACAAAAGCTACGATCCCGCGATCGTGCCTCCGAATTTCTACGATCAGGAGAACGTCTGCTAA
- a CDS encoding TrkH family potassium uptake protein: MSTSSRLRKFQWTPPRILVLGFAVIIWIGALLLTLPVSSSSGERLPLLDALFTATSATCVTGLVVVDTGTYFSVFGQAVLAVLIQVGGLGFMTMTTLFALLLKKRITLKERLILQEAMNQGSMEGIVRLIRKVAIYSLTIEGIGALLFAIRWSFDMEPGRAVYFGVWHAISMFNNAGFDLFGEFRSLTLYADDPVVNLVAMGLIVSGGLGFAVLSDLAEFPKRRRLSLHSKAVLSMTGFLIAVGAVVIFALEYSNGKTLGSLDVSGKFWASLFQSVTPRTAGANTIDIAGLSQATQFFIVLLMFIGASPGSTGGGIKTTTFTVLIGAMLAMIRGKEDVVLFRHRLAGERIYKAITLTMFALLLVVVMTMALSTTEDHHFLMILFEVTSAFGTVGLSMGLTPDLTDIGKILISLTMFAGRLGPVTLAYALRPKPDKELYRYPEGRITIG, translated from the coding sequence ATGAGCACGTCATCGCGATTGCGCAAGTTTCAATGGACGCCGCCGAGAATTCTCGTGCTGGGCTTCGCCGTTATCATCTGGATCGGCGCGCTGCTGCTGACGCTGCCCGTCTCATCGAGCTCCGGCGAACGACTGCCCCTGCTCGACGCTTTGTTTACGGCCACCTCCGCCACTTGCGTGACGGGACTTGTCGTCGTGGATACGGGGACCTACTTCTCTGTATTCGGCCAAGCGGTGCTGGCCGTGCTCATCCAGGTCGGCGGCCTCGGCTTCATGACGATGACCACGCTGTTCGCGCTGCTGCTCAAAAAGCGGATCACGCTCAAGGAGCGGCTGATCCTGCAGGAAGCGATGAATCAGGGCAGTATGGAAGGCATCGTCCGGCTGATCCGCAAGGTCGCGATCTATTCGCTGACGATCGAGGGGATCGGCGCGCTGCTGTTCGCGATCCGGTGGTCGTTCGACATGGAGCCGGGGCGGGCCGTCTACTTCGGCGTGTGGCATGCGATCTCGATGTTCAACAACGCCGGCTTCGACTTGTTCGGCGAGTTCCGCAGTCTGACGCTATATGCGGACGACCCGGTCGTCAATCTGGTCGCGATGGGACTGATCGTCTCCGGCGGCCTCGGCTTCGCGGTTTTGTCCGATCTCGCCGAGTTTCCGAAGCGGCGCAGGCTGAGCTTGCATTCCAAGGCCGTCCTGAGCATGACCGGATTCCTTATCGCCGTCGGGGCGGTCGTCATCTTCGCGCTCGAATATTCGAACGGCAAGACGCTCGGCAGCCTGGACGTGTCGGGCAAATTCTGGGCTTCGCTGTTCCAGTCGGTGACGCCGCGGACGGCCGGCGCCAATACGATCGACATCGCGGGATTGAGCCAGGCGACGCAATTTTTTATCGTGCTGCTGATGTTTATCGGCGCCTCCCCGGGATCGACCGGCGGCGGGATCAAGACGACGACATTTACCGTGCTGATCGGGGCCATGCTGGCGATGATCCGGGGCAAGGAAGATGTGGTGCTGTTCCGGCACCGGCTGGCCGGGGAGCGCATCTACAAGGCGATCACGCTGACGATGTTCGCGTTGCTGCTGGTCGTCGTCATGACGATGGCGCTGTCGACGACGGAGGATCATCACTTTCTGATGATTTTGTTCGAGGTCACGTCCGCGTTCGGAACGGTTGGGCTTTCGATGGGGCTGACGCCGGATTTGACGGACATCGGCAAAATCTTGATCTCGCTGACGATGTTCGCCGGACGGCTCGGACCGGTGACGCTCGCGTACGCCCTTCGGCCGAAGCCGGATAAGGAGCTGTACCGGTATCCGGAGGGCAGAATCACGATCGGATAA
- a CDS encoding CPBP family intramembrane glutamic endopeptidase, producing the protein MTSTSSPKKLSLTLLAVVGVILYGVLTFMPLGPSGDAAELPSVHDRIGKDAALDKAREFVAELESPGEANAAAAQIAYDTNKHMNGYLVRYGLESEYAGHYADRYPLEYYKAEFESDRFRYYVYVSLFEPKVIGWVKETSGNAQEDRQTEEKLAREYLRAKGINPDTSELHVRTPQSALEPDLGAFSPRKAYRFTETSAVVGEAELVRTVYIHDGQIVGYREGFEPPLHHRDWQERQDGISAMLSLAFYGLLLAFCLTALILAIINRKQASFTRGAALSIVVGILTLLHHWNMSPVLLAMKGDVFYPDIVEWIETAFTMSIELLLIVGLYFIFVAGEEMTRQVGWNLWTHPRSPRFAEETITAMKRGYKIALFMIGVQAFMFFVAESYFGMWSINDPQTSSLNLRFIWLYPVVAWIAAFQEEAIFRLFGISIVYRITRSKWAAVILTSFVWSIGHAAYPLYPFYTRIWEVTLFGLLFGFAYLRYGFWTVVFAHAAANSLMTAVELITIEPSPIHIASAAVFAASPFLVALAMSAWTKRRSGRGAPTPPAMPNPPA; encoded by the coding sequence ATGACCTCGACCTCATCCCCGAAAAAGTTGTCGCTTACGTTGCTCGCCGTCGTCGGCGTCATCCTGTACGGCGTTCTGACGTTTATGCCGTTGGGACCCTCCGGCGACGCGGCCGAGCTTCCGTCCGTCCACGACCGCATCGGGAAGGACGCCGCGCTGGACAAGGCGCGGGAATTTGTCGCCGAACTCGAATCGCCCGGGGAAGCGAACGCGGCGGCGGCCCAGATCGCGTACGACACGAACAAACACATGAACGGATATCTCGTCCGGTACGGCTTGGAAAGCGAATACGCCGGACATTATGCCGACCGGTACCCGCTCGAATACTACAAAGCCGAATTTGAATCGGATCGTTTCCGCTATTACGTCTACGTCAGCCTGTTTGAACCGAAGGTGATCGGCTGGGTGAAAGAAACGAGCGGCAACGCTCAGGAAGACCGCCAGACCGAGGAGAAGCTCGCCCGCGAGTATTTGCGCGCCAAGGGCATCAATCCGGATACGTCCGAGCTGCACGTTCGCACCCCGCAATCGGCGCTCGAACCGGACCTCGGGGCGTTCTCACCGCGGAAAGCGTACCGGTTCACGGAAACGTCCGCCGTCGTCGGGGAGGCGGAGCTGGTCCGCACCGTGTACATTCACGATGGGCAAATCGTCGGATACCGGGAAGGCTTCGAGCCTCCGCTGCACCATCGCGACTGGCAGGAGCGGCAGGACGGTATATCGGCGATGCTGTCGCTTGCCTTTTACGGCCTGCTGCTGGCGTTTTGCCTGACGGCGTTGATCTTGGCGATCATCAACCGCAAGCAGGCCTCGTTCACGAGAGGAGCGGCGCTTTCGATCGTCGTCGGCATCCTGACGCTTCTGCACCACTGGAACATGTCGCCCGTGCTGCTGGCGATGAAGGGCGACGTCTTCTACCCGGACATCGTCGAATGGATCGAGACGGCGTTTACGATGAGTATCGAGCTGCTGCTGATCGTCGGCTTGTACTTTATCTTCGTCGCGGGCGAAGAGATGACCCGCCAGGTCGGCTGGAATCTCTGGACGCATCCCCGCTCGCCGCGCTTCGCAGAAGAAACGATAACCGCGATGAAGCGCGGGTACAAGATCGCCTTGTTTATGATCGGCGTTCAGGCCTTCATGTTCTTCGTGGCGGAATCCTACTTCGGCATGTGGAGCATCAACGATCCGCAGACGTCCTCCCTCAACCTGCGGTTCATATGGCTTTATCCGGTTGTGGCCTGGATCGCGGCGTTTCAGGAGGAAGCAATCTTCCGGCTGTTCGGCATCAGCATCGTATACCGGATTACCCGCAGCAAATGGGCGGCCGTCATCCTGACCAGCTTCGTCTGGTCGATCGGACACGCCGCTTACCCGCTTTACCCGTTCTATACGCGAATCTGGGAGGTCACCCTGTTCGGATTGCTGTTCGGCTTCGCTTACCTGCGGTACGGCTTCTGGACGGTCGTGTTCGCGCACGCCGCCGCCAACAGCCTCATGACGGCGGTCGAGCTGATCACGATCGAGCCTTCGCCGATCCATATCGCCTCCGCCGCCGTATTTGCCGCTTCGCCGTTTCTGGTTGCGCTGGCCATGTCCGCCTGGACGAAGCGGCGTTCCGGACGGGGCGCTCCGACTCCTCCCGCCATGCCGAATCCGCCGGCATGA
- a CDS encoding succinate dehydrogenase cytochrome b558 subunit, translating into MAVNSFYTRKLHSLLGVIPIGFFLVEHLLTNYEAYRGGHAKFLEKVEWLNSLPFIFLLELFGIWLPILFHGVYGLYVAYQARNNPVRYGYFRNVMFTLQRVTGVLTLIFIVWHTFETRVQVALGNAKHEDLGKLMVDILTNPVFFALYVIGVVCAVFHFCNGMWSFLVSWGITVGPRAQRVSTYVWMAAFVFLSFVGIMALTAFVDPNFLNT; encoded by the coding sequence ATGGCGGTCAATTCGTTCTACACGCGAAAGCTGCACTCGCTGCTGGGCGTCATTCCGATCGGGTTTTTCCTGGTCGAACATCTGCTCACCAACTACGAAGCGTATCGGGGCGGTCACGCGAAATTCCTGGAGAAAGTCGAATGGTTGAACAGCCTGCCGTTTATTTTTCTGCTTGAGCTGTTCGGCATCTGGCTGCCGATTCTGTTCCACGGCGTGTACGGCCTGTATGTCGCTTACCAGGCGCGCAACAATCCGGTCCGGTACGGTTATTTCCGCAACGTGATGTTCACGCTGCAACGGGTGACCGGCGTGCTGACGCTTATTTTCATCGTCTGGCACACGTTTGAGACCCGCGTCCAAGTCGCCCTCGGCAACGCCAAGCATGAGGATCTCGGCAAATTGATGGTCGACATCCTGACGAATCCGGTATTCTTCGCGCTGTATGTGATCGGGGTGGTCTGCGCGGTGTTCCACTTCTGCAACGGCATGTGGTCGTTCCTCGTCAGTTGGGGAATCACGGTTGGCCCGCGGGCGCAGCGTGTATCGACCTACGTCTGGATGGCCGCTTTCGTCTTCCTTTCTTTTGTAGGAATTATGGCACTGACGGCGTTTGTCGACCCGAATTTCTTGAACACATAA
- the sdhA gene encoding succinate dehydrogenase flavoprotein subunit, protein MAKTKIIVVGGGLAGLMATIKAAEAGVQVDLFSLVPVKRSHSVCAQGGINGAVNTKGEGDSPWEHFDDTVYGGDFLANQPPVKAMCEAAPGIIHLMDRMGVMFNRTPEGLLDFRRFGGTKHHRTAFAGATTGQQLLYALDEQVRRWEVAGLVKKYEHWEFLGAVIDETGVCRGIVAQDLRSMEVHTFASDAVILATGGPGIIFGKTTNSVINTGTAASAVYQQGVRYANGEFIQIHPTAIPGDDKLRLMSESARGEGGRIWTYKDGKPWYFLEEKYPAYGNLVPRDIATREIFHVCVDLKLGINGENMVYLDLSHKDPKELDVKLGGIIEIYEKFMGDDPRKIPMKIFPAVHYSMGGMWVDYNQMTNIPGLFAAGECEYQYHGANRLGANSLLSAIYGGMVAGPKAIEYIKGLDKHAEDVPSSVFERAAKARIDQYESLLKMDGTENAYVLHKELGEWMTNNMTVVRYNKQLEQTIDKIKELKQRYKKINITDTARWNNQGVAFTRQLWNMLELAEAMTKSALLRNESRGAHYKPEFPERDDANFLKTTIATWTPDGPVISYEDVDVSLIPPRKRDYTTDKKKGGH, encoded by the coding sequence ATGGCTAAGACTAAAATTATCGTTGTCGGCGGCGGCCTGGCGGGCCTGATGGCCACGATCAAGGCGGCGGAAGCCGGCGTTCAAGTCGACCTGTTCTCGCTGGTTCCGGTGAAGCGTTCCCACTCGGTGTGCGCGCAAGGCGGAATCAACGGTGCGGTCAATACAAAAGGCGAGGGCGACTCCCCTTGGGAGCATTTTGACGATACGGTATACGGCGGCGACTTCCTTGCGAACCAACCGCCGGTTAAAGCGATGTGCGAAGCGGCCCCTGGCATCATTCACCTGATGGACCGGATGGGCGTTATGTTCAACCGGACTCCCGAAGGTTTGTTGGATTTCCGCCGTTTCGGCGGAACGAAGCACCACCGCACGGCGTTCGCCGGCGCGACGACCGGCCAGCAGTTGTTGTACGCGCTGGACGAGCAAGTTCGCCGATGGGAAGTTGCCGGCTTGGTGAAAAAATACGAGCATTGGGAATTCCTCGGCGCCGTTATTGACGAGACGGGCGTATGCCGCGGCATCGTCGCCCAAGACCTGCGCTCGATGGAAGTGCACACGTTTGCGTCGGACGCGGTTATCCTCGCGACGGGCGGTCCCGGCATTATTTTCGGCAAGACGACGAACTCGGTCATCAACACCGGCACGGCCGCAAGCGCCGTGTACCAGCAAGGCGTGCGTTACGCCAACGGCGAATTCATCCAGATTCACCCGACCGCGATCCCGGGCGACGACAAGCTGCGTCTGATGTCGGAGTCGGCCCGCGGCGAAGGCGGACGCATCTGGACCTACAAGGACGGAAAGCCGTGGTACTTCCTTGAAGAGAAATACCCGGCCTACGGAAACCTGGTTCCCCGCGATATCGCGACACGGGAAATTTTCCACGTGTGCGTCGACTTGAAGCTGGGCATCAACGGGGAGAACATGGTTTACCTCGACCTGTCCCACAAAGATCCGAAGGAGCTGGACGTCAAGCTCGGCGGCATCATCGAGATTTACGAGAAGTTTATGGGCGACGACCCGCGCAAAATTCCGATGAAAATTTTCCCTGCGGTCCACTACTCGATGGGCGGCATGTGGGTGGACTACAACCAGATGACGAACATCCCGGGATTGTTCGCGGCGGGCGAGTGCGAGTATCAGTATCACGGGGCGAACCGCCTCGGCGCGAACTCGCTGCTGTCGGCGATCTACGGCGGCATGGTGGCCGGACCGAAGGCGATTGAATATATCAAGGGGCTGGACAAACACGCGGAAGACGTGCCCAGCTCGGTGTTCGAACGGGCCGCGAAAGCGCGCATCGACCAGTACGAGTCCCTGCTCAAGATGGACGGCACGGAGAACGCGTACGTTCTGCACAAAGAGCTTGGCGAGTGGATGACGAACAACATGACCGTCGTCCGCTACAACAAGCAACTGGAGCAGACGATCGACAAGATCAAGGAACTCAAGCAGCGCTATAAAAAGATCAACATTACCGATACGGCGCGTTGGAACAACCAGGGCGTCGCTTTCACCCGCCAGTTGTGGAACATGCTGGAGCTGGCCGAAGCGATGACGAAGAGCGCGCTGCTCCGGAACGAAAGCCGCGGCGCGCATTACAAGCCGGAATTCCCGGAACGCGACGACGCGAACTTCTTGAAAACGACGATTGCGACCTGGACGCCGGACGGCCCGGTCATCAGCTACGAAGACGTCGACGTGTCGCTTATTCCGCCCCGCAAGCGGGATTACACGACGGACAAGAAAAAAGGAGGGCATTGA